A stretch of the Vitis vinifera cultivar Pinot Noir 40024 chromosome 16, ASM3070453v1 genome encodes the following:
- the LOC104878032 gene encoding receptor-like protein EIX2, whose product MERKSIGDVVVLWLWFLSLATITIQFSLSDGTSDVICSARERRALQRIKQGLVDQGNYLSSWTREACCSWKGIGCDNITRHVVKINLSCEPMEGASLGGDISTSLLDLNHLQYLDLSWNSFEGLQIPEFLGSLTGLRYLNLSNAGLTGDVPRQLGKQSSLQYLDIGGISLDTKNLDWISSLSVLEVLDMSWVDLNKASNWLQAMNTLHSLSVLILSDCGLDSINPLPVVNFSSLTVLDLSENQFVSPTFDWFSSLGSLASLDLSSNNFHGPIPTTLCNLTALRSLHLFNNSFTSTIPDRLSHLTSLETVDLSNNALEGEIPRSLGEHCNLQRLDLSSNKLVKGLEFLDLGADEVSGHFSKCLSVLSDGNSSSSGPTSVSVRGSSSLSYLDMSGNSLKGIVSGKHFANLTRLKYLHASSNSFTLQVGSDWNPPFQLEILKMGYWQLGPLFTAWLQTQKDQMDLDISRV is encoded by the exons ATGGAGAGGAAAAGTATTGGAGATGTGGTGGTTCTGTGGCTTTGGTTTCTGTCCTTAGCAACTATAACCATCCAGTTTAGTTTGAGTGACGGAACTTCAGATGTCATCtgcagtgcaagagaaagaagagCACTCCAGAGAATCAAACAAGGCCTTGTGGATCAGGGAAACTACCTCTCTTCATGGACCCGTGAAGCCTGCTGTTCATGGAAAGGCATTGGCTGTGACAACATAACTAGGCATGTTGTCAAGATCAACCTCAGTTGTGAGCCCATGGAAGGAGCTTCCTTGGGTGGGGATATAAGTACTTCTTTGTTGGACCTGAACCATCTTCAGTACCTCGACCTCAGTTGGAACAGCTTTGAAGGACTCCAGATTCCAGAATTCCTTGGTTCCCTGACAGGTTTAAGGTATCTTAATCTCTCCAATGCAGGTTTGACTGGTGATGTTCCTCGTCAACTTGGAAAACAGTCGAGCTTACAGTATCTTGATATTGGAGGCATTTCTCTAGATACCAAGAACCTTGACTGGATCTCTTCTCTTTCCGTCCTTGAAGTTCTTGACATGAGCTGGGTGGACCTAAACAAAGCGTCTAATTGGCTACAAGCAATGAATACGCTCCATTCTTTGTCAGTTCTAATCTTGTCTGACTGTGGGCTCGATAGCATCAATCCTCTTCCAGTTGTGAATTTTTCGTCTCTCACTGTCCTTGACCTCTCAGAGAATCAATTTGTTTCTCCAACATTTGACTGGTTTTCTAGCCTTGGATCACTTGCTTCACTTGATCTAAGTTCCAATAACTTCCATGGACCAATTCCTACCACTCTTTGCAACTTAACTGCTCTAAGATCCCTTCATCTTTTCAATAACAGCTTCACTTCTACTATACCTGATCGCTTGAGTCACCTAACTAGCCTTGAAA CTGTAGACCTGTCAAACAATGCCCTTGAAGGGGAAATCCCAAGATCATTGGGAGAACATTGCAATCTACAAAGGCTAGATTTGTCATCTAATAAACTTGTCAAAGGTTTAGAGTTTCTAGACCTTGGAGCAGATGAAGTTTCAGGTCATTTTTCGAAATGCTTATCAGTTCTTTCTGATGGGAATAGTTCATCTTCTGGACCAACATCTGTATCTGTAAGAGGCTCGTCATCCTTGAGTTACTTAGATATGTCCGGGAATTCTCTGAAGGGTATAGTGTCTGGAAAGCACTTCGCTAATTTGACAAGGTTGAAATATTTACATGCTTCTTCAAACTCGTTTACATTGCAAGTAGGTTCTGACTGGAATCCTCCATTCCaactagaaattttgaaaatgggatATTGGCAGTTGGGGCCTTTATTTACTGCATGGCTGCAAACGCAAAAGGATCAGATGGATCTAGACATATCCAGAGTGTGA
- the LOC104878030 gene encoding disease resistance protein RGA2 codes for MAESFLFSIAENVVGKIGSVALQEIGLAWGVKTELQKLEATLTTIKSVLLDAEEKQWNDRQLRDWLGKLKHVCYDVEDVLDEFQYQALQRQVVSHGSLKTKVLGFFSSSNPLPFSFKMGHRIKEVRERLDGIAADRAQFNLQTCMERAPLVYRETTHFVLASDVIGRDKDKEKVLELLMNSSDDAESISVIPIVGLGGLGKTTLAKLVYNDPWVVGHFKKRIWVCVSNDFDMKMVIIDIINSIKTTVEGGSGTGLLKYNELNLEQSQTVLRTTLGNENFFLVLDDMWNEDCQKWIELKTLLMNGAKGNKIVVTTRGHPVASIMGTVQAYILEGLPHVDCLSVFLKWAFNEGQEKQHPNLVKIGDDIVKKCNGVPLAARTLGSLLFSKFEPRDWLDVRDNDIWKLEQKEGDILPALRLSYEQLPSYLKCCFAYCSIFPKDYVLDNESLVCIWSAKGLIEPSKKKQELDDIGNRYIKEMLSRSFFQDFEDHHYYFTFKMHDLMHDLASFISQTECTLIDCVSPTVSRMVRHVSFSYDLDEKEILRVVGELNDIRTIYFPFVLETSRGEPFLKACISRFKCIKMLDLTGSNFDTLPNSINNLKHLRFLNLSLNKRIKKLPNSVCKLFHLQTFSLQGCEGFENLPKDFGNLINLRQLVITMKQRALTGIGRLESLRILRIFGCENLEFLLQGTQSLTALRSLQIGSCRSLETLAPSMKQLPLLEHLVIIDCERLNSLDGNGEDHVPRLGNLRFLFLGNLPKLEALPEWMRNLTSLDRLVIEECPQLTERCKKTTGEDWHKISHVSEIYIDGVKTP; via the coding sequence ATGGCTGAATCGTTTTTGTTTAGCATTGCAGAAAACGTTGTGGGGAAGATCGGCTCTGTCGCTCTCCAAGAAATTGGCTTAGCATGGGGCGTCAAGACTGAACTGCAAAAGCTGGAAGCCACCTTAACCACTATCAAATCCGTCCTCCTGGATGCTGAGGAGAAGCAGTGGAATGATCGACAGCTACGTGATTGGTTGGGAAAGCTCAAGCATGTGTGCTATGATGTGGAAGATGTGCTCGATGAATTTCAGTACCAAGCTTTGCAGCGCCAAGTGGTGAGTCATGGCAGCCTTAAAACAAAGGTACTTGGcttcttttcatcttcaaatcCGCTTCCATTTAGCTTTAAAATGGGCCATAGGATCAAGGAGGTGAGGGAGAGGTTGGATGGCATTGCAGCAGATAGGGCTCAATTCAATCTACAGACTTGTATGGAGAGGGCTCCTCTGGTGTACAGGGAGACCACCCACTTTGTGCTTGCTTCCGATGTTATCGGAAGAGATAAGGATAAAGAAAAAGTTTTAGAGCTTTTGATGAATTCAAGTGATGATGCTGAGAGTATTTCAGTCATTCCCATAGTTGGTCTTGGAGGTCTTGGAAAGACTACTCTTGCTAAACTAGTGTATAATGATCCGTGGGTAGTTGGGCATTTTAAGAAAAGAATATGGGTTTGTGTCTCCAATGactttgatatgaaaatggtgATTATAGatattattaattcaatcaaAACTACTGTGGAAGGGGGGAGTGGTACTGGTTTGTTAAAGTATAATGAATTGAATCTGGAGCAATCACAAACTGTTCTTCGTACTACTCtaggaaatgaaaatttttttctCGTCTTGGATGATATGTGGAATGAGGATTGCCAAAAATGGATTGAACTCAAAACTTTGTTAATGAATGGTGCAAAGGGCAATAAAATTGTTGTAACAACGCGGGGTCATCCAGTGGCTTCGATCATGGGCACTGTTCAAGCATATATTTTAGAGGGTCTTCCCCATGTCGATTGTCTGTCTGTGTTTCTAAAATGGGCATTTAATGAAGGGCAAGagaaacaacatccaaaccttGTAAAAATTGGGGACGACATTGTAAAGAAGTGCAATGGAGTTCCTTTGGCGGCAAGGACTTTGGGGAGCctacttttctcaaaatttgagcCAAGGGATTGGTTAGATGTGAGAGATAATGACATATGGAAATTAGAACAAAAGGAAGGTGATATTTTACCTGCTTTAAGGTTGAGTTATGAACAATTGCCCTCTTACTTAAAATGTTGCTTTGCATACTGCTCAATTTTTCCCAAGGATTATGTGCTTGATAATGAAAGTTTGGTTTGCATATGGAGCGCAAAAGGGCTCATTGAACCATCCAAAAAGAAGCAAGAGTTGGATGACATCGGAAACAGATATATTAAAGAAATGTTATCAAGATCCTTCTTTCAAGACTTTGAagatcatcattattattttacatttaaaatgCATGATCTGATGCATGATCTTGCATCATTCATATCACAAACTGAGTGCACTCTCATAGATTGTGTAAGCCCAACTGTCTCTAGAATGGTTCGCCATGTGTCATTTAGTTATGATTTGGATGAGAAAGAAATCTTAAGAGTTGTTGGTGAGCTTAACGACATTCGTACAATTTATTTCCCCTTTGTGTTGGAGACATCACGTGGTGAACCATTTCTTAAAGCTTGCATCTCAAGGTTCAAATGCATTAAGATGCTAGATTTAACGGGTTCGAACTTTGACACATTGCCAAATTCTATCAATAATCTAAAGCATCTCAGATTTCTCAACCTCAGTCTGAATAAGAGGATAAAGAAACTTCCAAATTCAGTATGCAAGTTGTTTCATCTGCAAACGTTTTCCCTTCAAGGATGTGAGGGATTCGAGAATCTGCCCAAGGATTTTGGGAACCTCATCAATTTGAGGCAATTAGTGATCACCATGAAACAGAGGGCTTTGACAGGGATAGGACGCCTGGAATCTCTTCGTATTTTAAGGATTTTCGGATGTGAAAATCTAGAATTTCTGCTTCAAGGGACGCAAAGCCTCACTGCCCTTCGGTCATTGCAAATTGGAAGTTGTAGGAGTTTGGAGACTCTGGCACCTAGCATGAAACAACTGCCCTTGTTAGAGCATCTCGTGATTATCGATTGCGAAAGGCTCAATTCACTGGATGGAAATGGGGAAGACCACGTTCCAAGGCTCGGGAATCTAcgatttttgtttcttggaaatTTACCAAAGTTGGAGGCATTGCCAGAGTGGATGCGCAACCTCACATCCCTTGACAGACTTGTGATTGAAGAATGCCCTCAATTGACTGAAAGATGCAAGAAAACAACAGGGGAGGATTGGCATAAAATCTCTCATGTCTCAGAGATATATATTGATGGCGTCAAAACACCATAA
- the LOC100251812 gene encoding uncharacterized protein LOC100251812 isoform X1 produces MASHRRRPFQRPPQSLRSPSRAENLPSSGTRVPMDEVRSSNQVLIDEMDSSNPVNVFGSISSDQAKQVHLDKNPSDPLAVERSQTYNEEWQRLRRWAATQLHTASFDLYNSGSDIDDFSSHWCPEADHPPSQDLRSVLMMIFPLQRGWI; encoded by the exons ATGGCTTCTCACCGTCGTCGACCCTTTCAACGGCCACCACAATCACTCCGATCACCTTCCAGGGCCGAAAACCTACCCTCTTCAGGCACCCGAGTTCCCATGGATGAAGTGCGCTCTTCAAATCAAGTTCTCATTGATGAAATGGATTCTTCAAATCCAGTGAATGTATTCGGATCCATATCTTCAGATCAG GCAAAGCAAGTTCATCTTGATAAAAATCCGAGTGACCCTTTGGCAGTTGAACGATCTCAG ACTTATAATGAAGAGTGGCAAAGACTTAGAAGATGGGCTGCAACTCAACTCCACACTGCATCTTTTG ATCTGTATAATTCTGGGAGTGATATTGATGATTTTAGCTCCCATTGGTGCCCTGAGGCAGATCATCCTCCAAGCCAAGACCTTCGAAGTGTTCTCATGATGATCTTCCCATTGCAAAGAGGATGGATTTGA
- the LOC100251812 gene encoding uncharacterized protein LOC100251812 isoform X2, whose protein sequence is MASHRRRPFQRPPQSLRSPSRAENLPSSGTRVPMDEVRSSNQVLIDEMDSSNPVNVFGSISSDQAKQVHLDKNPSDPLAVERSQTYNEEWQRLRRWAATQLHTASFGLICIILGVILMILAPIGALRQIILQAKTFEVFS, encoded by the exons ATGGCTTCTCACCGTCGTCGACCCTTTCAACGGCCACCACAATCACTCCGATCACCTTCCAGGGCCGAAAACCTACCCTCTTCAGGCACCCGAGTTCCCATGGATGAAGTGCGCTCTTCAAATCAAGTTCTCATTGATGAAATGGATTCTTCAAATCCAGTGAATGTATTCGGATCCATATCTTCAGATCAG GCAAAGCAAGTTCATCTTGATAAAAATCCGAGTGACCCTTTGGCAGTTGAACGATCTCAG ACTTATAATGAAGAGTGGCAAAGACTTAGAAGATGGGCTGCAACTCAACTCCACACTGCATCTTTTGGCTTG ATCTGTATAATTCTGGGAGTGATATTGATGATTTTAGCTCCCATTGGTGCCCTGAGGCAGATCATCCTCCAAGCCAAGACCTTCGAAGTGTTCTCATGA
- the LOC100251812 gene encoding uncharacterized protein LOC100251812 isoform X3, which produces MASHRRRPFQRPPQSLRSPSRAENLPSSGTRVPMDEVRSSNQVLIDEMDSSNPVNVFGSISSDQAKQVHLDKNPSDPLAVERSQSGKDLEDGLQLNSTLHLLICIILGVILMILAPIGALRQIILQAKTFEVFS; this is translated from the exons ATGGCTTCTCACCGTCGTCGACCCTTTCAACGGCCACCACAATCACTCCGATCACCTTCCAGGGCCGAAAACCTACCCTCTTCAGGCACCCGAGTTCCCATGGATGAAGTGCGCTCTTCAAATCAAGTTCTCATTGATGAAATGGATTCTTCAAATCCAGTGAATGTATTCGGATCCATATCTTCAGATCAG GCAAAGCAAGTTCATCTTGATAAAAATCCGAGTGACCCTTTGGCAGTTGAACGATCTCAG AGTGGCAAAGACTTAGAAGATGGGCTGCAACTCAACTCCACACTGCATCTTTTG ATCTGTATAATTCTGGGAGTGATATTGATGATTTTAGCTCCCATTGGTGCCCTGAGGCAGATCATCCTCCAAGCCAAGACCTTCGAAGTGTTCTCATGA
- the LOC100251812 gene encoding uncharacterized protein LOC100251812 isoform X4, with amino-acid sequence MASHRRRPFQRPPQSLRSPSRAENLPSSGTRVPMDEVRSSNQVLIDEMDSSNPVNVFGSISSDQAKQVHLDKNPSDPLAVERSQICIILGVILMILAPIGALRQIILQAKTFEVFS; translated from the exons ATGGCTTCTCACCGTCGTCGACCCTTTCAACGGCCACCACAATCACTCCGATCACCTTCCAGGGCCGAAAACCTACCCTCTTCAGGCACCCGAGTTCCCATGGATGAAGTGCGCTCTTCAAATCAAGTTCTCATTGATGAAATGGATTCTTCAAATCCAGTGAATGTATTCGGATCCATATCTTCAGATCAG GCAAAGCAAGTTCATCTTGATAAAAATCCGAGTGACCCTTTGGCAGTTGAACGATCTCAG ATCTGTATAATTCTGGGAGTGATATTGATGATTTTAGCTCCCATTGGTGCCCTGAGGCAGATCATCCTCCAAGCCAAGACCTTCGAAGTGTTCTCATGA
- the LOC100251812 gene encoding uncharacterized protein LOC100251812 isoform X5, translated as MASHRRRPFQRPPQSLRSPSRAENLPSSGTRVPMDEVRSSNQVLIDEMDSSNPVNVFGSISSDQAKQVHLDKNPSDPLAVERSQSGKDLEDGLQLNSTLHLLA; from the exons ATGGCTTCTCACCGTCGTCGACCCTTTCAACGGCCACCACAATCACTCCGATCACCTTCCAGGGCCGAAAACCTACCCTCTTCAGGCACCCGAGTTCCCATGGATGAAGTGCGCTCTTCAAATCAAGTTCTCATTGATGAAATGGATTCTTCAAATCCAGTGAATGTATTCGGATCCATATCTTCAGATCAG GCAAAGCAAGTTCATCTTGATAAAAATCCGAGTGACCCTTTGGCAGTTGAACGATCTCAG AGTGGCAAAGACTTAGAAGATGGGCTGCAACTCAACTCCACACTGCATCTTTTGGCTTG A